One Algibacter sp. L3A6 genomic region harbors:
- a CDS encoding GbsR/MarR family transcriptional regulator, translated as MEYQEAKDKFISTWGSLGTLWGINKAMAQIQSLLFISTKPLSMEEIMAELKISRGNTSMNLRQLMDWGIVTKELIPGERKEYFSTEKDVQELARHIAKERSRREIKPVIKVLKDVSSIKDDGTEKTRELIKQTKALHDLAETADAMMNKIVNQEQTWITKSLLKLIK; from the coding sequence ATGGAATACCAAGAAGCAAAAGATAAGTTTATTAGCACATGGGGAAGTTTAGGCACACTTTGGGGTATAAACAAAGCTATGGCGCAAATACAATCTTTGCTTTTTATTTCTACTAAACCCTTATCCATGGAAGAAATTATGGCAGAACTTAAAATCTCCCGTGGTAATACAAGCATGAATTTGCGTCAACTAATGGATTGGGGTATTGTTACAAAAGAGCTTATTCCTGGCGAACGTAAGGAGTATTTTTCTACTGAAAAAGACGTACAAGAACTTGCCAGACATATTGCAAAAGAACGTAGCCGTCGTGAAATAAAACCTGTTATTAAAGTTTTAAAAGACGTATCCTCGATAAAAGATGATGGCACAGAAAAAACAAGAGAACTTATTAAACAAACTAAAGCTTTGCATGATTTAGCTGAAACTGCTGATGCGATGATGAATAAAATTGTAAACCAAGAACAAACTTGGATCACTAAATCTTTATTGAAACTCATCAAATAA